Sequence from the Curtobacterium sp. MCLR17_007 genome:
CGATCCGCAGCGTCCAGTCGGAGCCGGGATGGGCCTCCTGGCTGGCGTAGCCCCACCCACCCGGCGTGACGGACGACCACGGGTCGACCCACTCGACGACCGCGCCGTCGACGGGCGCAGCACCGGCGAACGAGCCGATCGTCGCGAACGCGGGCGAGCGGTCCTGGACCTCGACGCGGAGCATGAAGCGCATCGAGGAGAGCCAGGCGGCGAGCGGAGCGGCGTCGGCGGACTCCGTCAGCAGCCAGGTGGTGGCGCCGTCGTCGACGACCCGGGCAGCGTGCTCGACGCGACCGGACTGGTCGAGCACCAGCGTCTCGGTGCTGACGCCGGGTGCGAGGCCGAGCAGCAGCTGCGAGGTGATCGAGTTCAGCCAGGACAGACGGTCGGGTCCGGTGACCGTGACCACGCCGAGCCCGAGCTCGACGACGGCTCGACCGTCGGCGAGCGCACGCTGCTCGCCGAGCGGGTTGCCGAAGTGCGCCGCCGGGCCGAGGTCCGAGGCGACGAAGCCGGCTCGCTCGGCGAAGACGGCCATCAGTCGACCTTCGCGAGCTGCCCCGAGGCGTGCGAGGTCAGCGCCCGGCCGAGCGCCGCGATGTCCCAGGCCCAGAAGAGCTTGCCCTCGACGAGACCGTACATGCGCGTCGCGGCGGCGTAGTCCTTGGCGTTGGCCGAACGCATGACGGCGTCGGTGGCCAGGTCGATGCGGCCCTTGCGGACCTGTCCGACGTACAGCTCGTTGACCCCGGTGGGGTGGATGATCGCCGCTTCGATGTCGAAGCCGTCGTTCGTGTTGCGCAGTGCCTCGACGCTCTGGGTGGTGCCGAACGGCACGACGCCGTCGCCGAGCAGCATCGCCGGGCCGCGGTCACCGGGTTCGGACGGTCGGTCGAGCCGCCAGTAGCCCATCTCGGCCGCGAGCGGGGTGTGCTGCTCGTCGAGGAGCCAGGTGGTCGAGGAGTAGTTGAGGTACGGCAGGCCGTCGTGACTGAAGCTGACGCGCTGGCCGAACTCGTAGTTGCGGACGTCCGGCTCGTCCCCCTCGCCCACGGGGTACTCGACGACGCCGGTGCCCTCCCAGACGCCGACGAGCCACGACAGCGGGACGAGTTCGGCGGCCAGGCCCTCGGGCAGTTCGATCAACGCTGGCCCTTGAACAGCTTGACGACGACGGTGACCGAGACGAACGCGATCGCGAGCGACGCCAGGCCCAGCAGACCGACGTAGAAGAGCTCGAGGGCTAGCAGCGAATCCATGGCCCGAGTCTACGCGGCCCGGCTCAACGCGCCAGGAGCACCACGGCGGTCACGAGCACCACGACGAACGAACCGGACGAGGCGATGCTGATCCGCTCGACCAGACCGTCCTTGGTCGCGGTGATGAGCTGCAGGACGAAGCTGACCATCACCGACGCCACGAACACGAGCAGCAGCCACGCGAAGGGGTCGCGCTCGCTCACCGTCAGCACGAGGACGGCGCCGACGATCGACAGCAGCCAGACGGGCAGCACCGACGTCAGCTGCAGTCGACGTTGGTCGGCGGGCGGGACGGGCTCGGTCACGTGCCCATCATTGCAGGCCGGATCGGGGCACATCCCGAGCATCAGTAGGATGTTCCGCAGACGTCTCACCCGTTCTGGAGGTCCTGTGGCACAGCTCCTGGTACTCACCTCGGCCGCGCCCGGCGACGTCCTGCCGAGCCTCGGGCTGCTGAGCCACCGGATCCGCCACGTGCCCGCCGAGGCAGCCCAGCTGGTCAACGCACCGCAGAGCGACCTGATGTTCGTGGACGCGCGCACCGATCTGGTCAGCGCCAAGGCCCTCTGCAAGATCCTGTCGACGTCCGGGTCGACGACGCCGATCGTGCTCGTCGTGACCGAGGGCGGGCTGACCGCGGTCACCAGCGAGTGGAACGTCGACGACGTCGTGCTCGAGACCGCCGGCCCCGCCGAGGTCGATGCGCGGATCCGCCTGAGCTCCGGTCGCGCCGCCAAGAACCAGACGGGCACGAAGATCCAGGCGTCGGGTGTCGTCATCGACGAGGCCAGCTACTCGGCGAAGGTGCGGGGCAAGCCGCTCGACCTGACGTTCAAGGAGTTCGAGCTCCTGCGGTTCTTCGCCACGCACCCGTCGCGGGTCTTCACCCGTGAGCAGCTGCTGAGCGAGGTCTGGGGCTACGACTACTTCGGTGGCACCCGCACCGTCGACGTCCACGTCCGGCGGCTGCGCGCCAAGCTCGGCGACCTCGAGTCGCTGATCGGCACCGTCCGCAACGTCGGCTACCGCTTCAACGTCTACGACGACGAGGCCGAGCGGCTGACCGGACAGTCGTGACCGACCTGTCGCAGTTCACGGTCCCCGGCGAAGCACCGCCGTTCTCGGACCAGACGCTGGTCGACGTGCGCGCCGGTCGGGCCGCCGTGCTCGAGGAGCCCTCCGGGCATCCCGACGGGGTCGCGGTGGTGCGGGAGGGCGAGCTGGAGCTCGTCGTCCGACTGGAGGCCCGTGGCACCGGCATCGGGACCCGGCTCGTCGAGCAGGCGCTCGCGCTGGGCGGCGGGGCCGCACCGCGGCTGGCCTGGGCGCACGGGGACAGCCCGGCGGCCCGCGCGATCGCGACCCGGTACGGCTGGGCCGCCACGAGGACCCTGCTGCAGCTGCGCGCGCCGGTGCCGGATGCCGGAGTCGACCCGGACCTCCCGTCCGGCTTCATGCTGTCCGGAGCCGTCACCGGTGGCGGCGCCCCCTCGGTCGACGAGACCGACTGGCTGGACCTCAACGCCACGGCCTTCGCACACCACCCGGAACAGGGCTCGATGACGCTCGACGACCTGCGCGCTCGCGAGGCCGAGCCGTGGTTCTCCGGCGACGACCTGCTGCTGCTGCGCGACGCGACCGGTGCGCTGGCGGGTTCGTGCTGGCTCAAGGTCGAGGACGGCATCGGCGAGTTCTACGCCGTGGCCGTCCGTCCGGACCTGCAGGGACAGGGACTCGGCGGTGTGCTCATGCGGGCCGGGACCTCGCGGCTGGTGGGTCGTGGGCTGCGTGCGCAGGCGCTCTACGTCGAGGGCGACAACGAACCCGCGCTGGCGCTGTACCGCCGATCCGGGTTCACGCAGCACGCGATCGACGTGCAGTACGCCGCGCCGGAGCACGCCGCCAGCCAGTGACGACGTGCAGAACGCCGCGCCGGAGCATGCTTCCTGCCGGTGACGACGTGCAGTACGCCGCGCCGGAGCACGCCTCCGGCCGGTGACGACGTGCGGTACGCCGCGCCGGAGCCGTCGTCCGGCCGGTAACATGGCACGGTCGGCGAGGGGCCGATCAGTTCGAGTCGGGGGATCCGTGACGGAGCACATCCGGGCGCA
This genomic interval carries:
- a CDS encoding FABP family protein — protein: MIELPEGLAAELVPLSWLVGVWEGTGVVEYPVGEGDEPDVRNYEFGQRVSFSHDGLPYLNYSSTTWLLDEQHTPLAAEMGYWRLDRPSEPGDRGPAMLLGDGVVPFGTTQSVEALRNTNDGFDIEAAIIHPTGVNELYVGQVRKGRIDLATDAVMRSANAKDYAAATRMYGLVEGKLFWAWDIAALGRALTSHASGQLAKVD
- the mshD gene encoding mycothiol synthase, with the protein product MTDLSQFTVPGEAPPFSDQTLVDVRAGRAAVLEEPSGHPDGVAVVREGELELVVRLEARGTGIGTRLVEQALALGGGAAPRLAWAHGDSPAARAIATRYGWAATRTLLQLRAPVPDAGVDPDLPSGFMLSGAVTGGGAPSVDETDWLDLNATAFAHHPEQGSMTLDDLRAREAEPWFSGDDLLLLRDATGALAGSCWLKVEDGIGEFYAVAVRPDLQGQGLGGVLMRAGTSRLVGRGLRAQALYVEGDNEPALALYRRSGFTQHAIDVQYAAPEHAASQ
- a CDS encoding response regulator transcription factor; translated protein: MAQLLVLTSAAPGDVLPSLGLLSHRIRHVPAEAAQLVNAPQSDLMFVDARTDLVSAKALCKILSTSGSTTPIVLVVTEGGLTAVTSEWNVDDVVLETAGPAEVDARIRLSSGRAAKNQTGTKIQASGVVIDEASYSAKVRGKPLDLTFKEFELLRFFATHPSRVFTREQLLSEVWGYDYFGGTRTVDVHVRRLRAKLGDLESLIGTVRNVGYRFNVYDDEAERLTGQS
- a CDS encoding folate-binding protein YgfZ is translated as MAVFAERAGFVASDLGPAAHFGNPLGEQRALADGRAVVELGLGVVTVTGPDRLSWLNSITSQLLLGLAPGVSTETLVLDQSGRVEHAARVVDDGATTWLLTESADAAPLAAWLSSMRFMLRVEVQDRSPAFATIGSFAGAAPVDGAVVEWVDPWSSVTPGGWGYASQEAHPGSDWTLRIAVLDTDAAIALAASDRPVAGLLAAEALRIAAWRPALTDVDERTIPHELDWLRSAVHLSKGCYRGQETVAKVHNLGHPPRRVVMLHLDGSDAVLPAPGTSVALDDVVVGRLAASAVHHELGPIGLAVLKRSLDPVATLTLTVDDVVVTAAQETIVPPQAGATANVPRLPRLGAVKRS